The genomic DNA cgaacatgaacaaaggtctcgttcgttcaattgtgttcgtgaacgttcggtgaGGTGTTCctgaacgtgttcgtgaacattcgttcatttgcgttcgtttatgtttgcATGTTTATCTTTTCATGAAAGatttttgtactttcatatattttatctatacttttttatataattaaacttatatttattttatgaccCTAAAAATTAAACTACAAAAACCCCATTTaaccttgtttatgcaccatttccatttcatttcttattatttacatcgacgaataCGATCGACATCCATTCCACAATAAGGAATTCAAGTTCTAGTGCTACTCTCTAGGCCATTCACCTTTATCCTTCGTCACATTCGCcaaatttgtttgtgttcgtgaaccgttcgcgaacatactcatttccttaatgaactaacacgaacataaaatcccgttcggtaagtgttcatgaatcGTTCGTGAACaaatttatttccttaacgaacgaacacgaacaaggccttgttcgtgttcgttcggttcgtttacagccctagtggtggtgatggtggtggtaggCTTTTTGTAGCATCGCCGGCACCTGAACCGACATGATTTGGTGAACGGTGGGGAACATCATCAAAATAGGTTGAGCATCATCGGCCTCTGGTTATTCAAGTCCACCATTGAAGACCATTTGGAACTTGGAAGAAAGTAAAGTTGGTGTTTGGGAATTGTGAAGAAACTGGGATGTGTGTTTGAGAAATGCTTATATATAAATATACTAGGCTATCACCCGCGAACATCGCGGGGTAGAAAAATTTATgtttgaattaaaaaaataatacataagtAATACTTATAAACTAATGAGTGGATTGTTTCCTTTaataacaaattttttttttcggtttGAATAATATTCACAATTGGCGTCCATGTGTGTTTAAAGGTTGCAGTTAGAATTATTAACTTTTTACATGGGGTAACGGCATGATGAAAGATTGTTCAATTTGTTaatattttgaaatgcttttatTGACGAAATTTTACAAAAAGAAGTTAGAAATAATGGGTCGTTTAAAATGTTtggtaaatgttttttttttggttcgCCTTCTATTGAAACAATTTGGGCAATCATGTCTTCGGCTCCAAATGATTATTTCGAAACCTTCTATAGGCAAAATAAAAAGGTGTTTTCATAATGGCCCAACTTCCCTTTGACTCACACAAAATATGTTATTCAATTTATGTTGCTTTATGATAGTTATGTATTTGTGAAATAACTTAACACAATAAATGGAAACAATAAGAAATCGTTTAAAAAAATACTATACTCTTATGAATATGTGAAATGTTATTCAAGTAGTGTTTCAATAAAATTATAAGTGACTGAGGTTACTTACTGTTAGTAAACACGAACATATGTAAGgtgatatgataaaaaataacTAATAACAACCATTTTAGTAATAACAACAATTCAAGTAATTTTTAGTACACCTATTAGAATGAAAATTCAATTCAGACACATATCATAAATGTGTGAACACTTCTTTGTAAACCACATTAGTTGTTGTGTTCGTAGGTTTGCCATCCTTATCAAGAATTAATATCTTCACACCTTCTCTTGATTTAACTCTTGACAATGCTACATATAGCTGGCCATGTGTAAAAACGGGCTCTTTTAAAAACAATCCAACCTTAGATAAAGATTGGCCTTGACTCTTGTTGATCGTCATAGCAAAGCACACAGCAACAGGAAACTGTCGTCTTTGAAAAGCAAAAGGAATTTTTTTGTCGGAGGGAATCATGCTAATTCTTGGTATGAATGTTCTGGTTCCGACATTAGCACCTGATATAATTTCAGCTTCTATGACCCTCTTTCCAAGAAATGTAACCTGTAACCTTGTACCATTACACAAACCATTTTGCTGATCAATGTTCCTAAGAAGCATAATTGGAACTccaagttttaaaaccaaacgaTGATTAGGTAAACCAGATATCTTTAAACCATTAAGGACATCAGGTGAATACAACTCTTGTTGGAATGAATCGATACCTTTCTCCGTCGCACATATACTATCAGAACTCAGATACTCTGTTGGTTCACCAGGAAACAATTCTAGCAGTCGATCATTTATTTCATGTACGACCTCATTTTTTGGTGTCAGAATCGCCCTTTCAGAAAAATAATCTCGATCCTTATATCTTTCAAGAACAGATGGATATACAAATTGAATTAAACTTTCGATGGGATCCAAAGAATCTGTGATTAACAAATCAGATGGTATTTCTACAGTTGCTACACCATCATTGTCCCCTCCAACTTTACCCTCGCCTATATCAAGAAGCCATTGGGCAAATCTCTTTGTCGACTCGACAGTAGATGGTAAAACACCAACAGTCAATCTCATGTTTTTGGTCAAAGTAAGTAACTTGCAATGGGGCCAGATATAGGATGAACTCAATGAAGCGTTAACAATTTCTTGCCTACTTCCGTTTGGAATAACAGGAAGAATTTGTCTAAAATCACCACCAAAAACGATAACCTTACCTCCAAACAAAACATCCGACTGACAATTGCTTTTATCGACAAAAATATCTTTTAATGTTCTATCTAAAGCTTCAAACGCATGTCTATGTACCATGGGTGCTTCGTCCCATATAATCAACCTAGTTTGTTTAAGCAGATAAGCTACATCACCATCGGGCCTTATGTGACACATAGAACTCTCATCTAAATTAATGGGGATGTGAAATCTAGAATGAGCAGTTCTACCTCTTGACATTAGAAGTGAAGCAATACCACTTGAAGCCACATTTAAAACAATCTGCTCCCTCGACCTAACGGTTAAGGCTAACGTCTTCCACAAAAACGTCTTCCCAGTTCCTCCATATCCGTAAACAAAAAATACACCTCCTTTCTCCCCTTCAACGGCTGTCATTATCTGATTATAAACATATAGTTGTTCGTCAGTCAATGAAGATTTTAGACTATCCAACTCGCTCTGTACCTCAGGAACACTAAAAGACAGTTCTTCGTCAACCAGACGATTGTTTCCAACTGCAAACGAATCGTAATCAGGATAAGGAATTGTTGGCCATCGTGTCAAAGAGGACCCATTTCGAATGAGGTACTTCTCAATCTCCACCAATGTCTTGTTCTTCAATCTGTCATCTGACATTACAAGATCTGTACAGCAAAAAGTAAAGCCATTTAAAATATGTGGGAAAAACTAACTTTGAATAGTATTATGCTTAATAAATCAATAACAAACCTTTGTTCTTTGTTTCTTTTCTCGTTTTATATAAAATGTCATCCCCCAAGTATTTCCATGTTTGTTCGAAAACAAATTCAGGTCTTgataatgtgtttgacaatagCAAAGTGACAAACAATGCACGAATATACCGACCATCTCCCGTAAAACTGGCTTCTTTAATAGCTTCGATGTATTCCATGTCATCGTCTAACAAACCCATTGCATAACATGCATCCCTGAAGGTTGGAAACAATTGCCCATCAACAGTTCTAATTTCTTCAAAGGATCTTGGTCCTTTGACTTTGTTTAAAAGAATTCTAAGAAAATATGGTTCACCCAAAGCAGGCGAAACAGAATGAATACGTCCAATctgtaataatttttttttacgtTCTGCCCAATTTCTATCCTTTAGTTTCCAACAGAATTTTGTAGGAAACTCAACATATGTAAGCTTCCGTGCTTCCTCATTATTTATGTTCATTTCCATCCACTTTAAAAAAATTGATGAAGAGACTGATGGCTTGTCCAACACTTCTTCAATATCATCTTCGGCACCAAAAACAACATTTTGTTGACCTTCCATATGAAAAGGAAGCCTCATAACTGGAGGAAACCTATAGTGAACTTCATTTGCAAATATTCTCCAAGAAGCTTCACAAGCGGAAACGTACCTACAATCATAATAAGCTTTTATCTCATCTTTTGATGTTTTTTCGTTTTCTGTACCGTCTCCATTTGACACCACGAGCGATGCTTTGTCTGGACCTTTATTAAtgtatttaaacaaatatttgataGAACCCGCTTGATTGCACCATTCTACATTAATGTGAGCTTGGTATCTTTTCAAAAGAAGCGGATTATATGGAACGACACTTCTGTTGTCCAATTGAACTTTGGACTTGATAATGGTGTTTCCATTATCTCTTCTTCTGTATACAGGGAAACCTTCAGCATCGGTAATTGTTTCATTAATGaatttttttggaaatttttttGAACATCTATTATCAACCATACAAGGACACTTGGGATTTGCATTTCCACATGGGCCGTGAATCATAAAATCGGATACAAGAGCATAAAGAGCGGGATCTTGAATCTTATCTGGTATCTCAGCAGATATGAATTTGTCTATGTGATCAACGGAGAGAAGCTTGGATTCAGGTTTCAAAAAAATACAAATGTGAGCATGTGGCAACCCACGTTTTTGAAATTCAACAGTATAAAccgctacaaaaaaaaaaattaatagtatTAGAGTAAGTGTAACAatttaatactaaaaataataataatataataataataatagtaataataaaaataataataataataataataataataataataataataataataataatattaataataataacatttaCATTGTATTTATACCTGCACTTAGTGCTCCAAGCACTTTCTTGTCTTTCAAATCCTTTATAATTGAATCCAGTTTCATCTTAAACAAACGACACATAATATCTGGTCTGTCCTCTTGCTTAATAGAAGTATTTCGAAGGTATCGGATAATCTCTGGCCACTTAGGATTACATGTCACCGTAATGAAAAAATCAGGATAACCGAACCATTTGCAAATAGCCATAGCATCTAGATAATTTTGCTGCATATATCGAGACCCACCAGTAAAAGATGATGGTAGTACTAACCGTACCCCAGTATTAGATAGATCCTCTTTTCCTTCATTCTTAAATTTCTGAAGATTTGTGTATGATTCAGACCTAAGATGTTTTTGTTGAAAACGGATATAATTAAGTCTTTCACTCTCGATCATGGTATATGCATCAACCAAAAATTGCTGGAACAATCTGCGGGCATTTAATATTACCGAAAATGAAGTTGATCGATCTTGGATTCTATAAGCAAAGAATTCTCTCATTGTACACTTGGGACTAATTTTCTTTAAAGTACTTATACCATCCCTATGAGGAATGTCTATTCTATATCCGTCATCACCATTGGGAAAAAGAATTGGATACTGAAGTGCAAGATATGATGGATGAAGTTCACTTATTCGTTGAAGACCTTCAGTGTGAGACTCAACAACAATATCACGATGGTCAACTATTTGTTGGATACCACCAACAATCAATGCAGCAACTTCTGAAGATGAAGGCAAGTTGTAAGTACGACCATCAAGATCTCTTTTGTAAATGATACGAAGTTTGAAGTTCTCATTAGGATTATCAGTGAAGTGGTTTCGTGCTATTCTATAACTTTTAACCAACTGATTATTATTATCCaggaagtcttttaaaaactttaTGAGATGAAGATCTATTTGCTTTAAATGCAAGTCGGACTTATTTGTGGAGTCACTGTGAATTAAGAAAGACGTGTTAACTAAATTTAGCACATAACATAACATCTGTGTAttggtaaataaaaaaaaaataaaaaaaacaatagttTGTATGAAATACCTGAACAACTTATTTCTATTTGAAACTTCATTCTCAGTGTCATAAATATAAAGTTGGGAGAACTTTGGCTGTTTTCCAGGTGCAGGTACCAAACCACCTAATGTATGAAAATTCTGTCCACTTATACGGAATACATAAGGTGCCCTCCCACTATTGATGCTTGAATCTACTTTTCCACCCATGGATGTGAATGCGAACATAGAATTATATCGACGGATATTCTTTAGAAAATACTTGCTGTTTTCATTAGAATTTGCAAATAGATCCTTGTATATTGAAGAAGGCTCTTTCAAATCCGGAAGCTCCACTTTTCCATAACCACAACATAAGCTATAGGTTAACTTACCCAATGTAATTCTCCCTTTACCACCTTCGTCAGTCCATAACAATGAATCACACATCTCACATTTAAGGCTTTGATTACCGTGATCCAAATAATCTAACATAAAACAAATTGATCACTGAGTAATGAATAAATTAACGAATACAGTATAAGTAACTAATAAAAAAAGAACAAATACTCAGAATTAGTATAACCTGTTGATACACCCTTACAAGGGTCTTGGATGGGTGCAAACACTACATTCTCATCATCAGACGTAAGATCTAACATTGGAATAGGATCAATACGGCGTTTCTTAGGTAAAAGCTTTTGTTTTCCGGAATTCAGCTTTGTTAACGTTGAAGAAGATTGACCAATGGAGTTACTGCTTTGTGTAACAATGTTTGACTCAATAGAAAACCGAGTACTTGTAGAAGTGGTAAATTCGTTATTCAAAGGAAGACCACCTATTGAATAAAAATACAGTAGCTACTGAGATATATTTAGCAATACATAAAGTCTAAAAATTTAGAGACTATAATGAGAAATAAAAGTTGATGAGATAACATACTTGTCGTGATGGTACTTGATGATGCTGATGTGTTTACATATTTCAAGTTCCGCACGGTGTGAAAATTATTAGATGATG from Helianthus annuus cultivar XRQ/B chromosome 7, HanXRQr2.0-SUNRISE, whole genome shotgun sequence includes the following:
- the LOC110919936 gene encoding uncharacterized protein LOC110919936, whose product is MASKRRFKNTPLIDNTFVGESSNRLLAKERRKMRKLYLDSKRSNSKKQTTGPVSRGRSKVNNRSQVIDKENYNSNISSSSNNFHTVRNLKYVNTSASSSTITTSGLPLNNEFTTSTSTRFSIESNIVTQSSNSIGQSSSTLTKLNSGKQKLLPKKRRIDPIPMLDLTSDDENVVFAPIQDPCKGVSTDYLDHGNQSLKCEMCDSLLWTDEGGKGRITLGKLTYSLCCGYGKVELPDLKEPSSIYKDLFANSNENSKYFLKNIRRYNSMFAFTSMGGKVDSSINSGRAPYVFRISGQNFHTLGGLVPAPGKQPKFSQLYIYDTENEVSNRNKLFSDSTNKSDLHLKQIDLHLIKFLKDFLDNNNQLVKSYRIARNHFTDNPNENFKLRIIYKRDLDGRTYNLPSSSEVAALIVGGIQQIVDHRDIVVESHTEGLQRISELHPSYLALQYPILFPNGDDGYRIDIPHRDGISTLKKISPKCTMREFFAYRIQDRSTSFSVILNARRLFQQFLVDAYTMIESERLNYIRFQQKHLRSESYTNLQKFKNEGKEDLSNTGVRLVLPSSFTGGSRYMQQNYLDAMAICKWFGYPDFFITVTCNPKWPEIIRYLRNTSIKQEDRPDIMCRLFKMKLDSIIKDLKDKKVLGALSAAVYTVEFQKRGLPHAHICIFLKPESKLLSVDHIDKFISAEIPDKIQDPALYALVSDFMIHGPCGNANPKCPCMVDNRCSKKFPKKFINETITDAEGFPVYRRRDNGNTIIKSKVQLDNRSVVPYNPLLLKRYQAHINVEWCNQAGSIKYLFKYINKGPDKASLVVSNGDGTENEKTSKDEIKAYYDCRYVSACEASWRIFANEVHYRFPPVMRLPFHMEGQQNVVFGAEDDIEEVLDKPSVSSSIFLKWMEMNINNEEARKLTYVEFPTKFCWKLKDRNWAERKKKLLQIGRIHSVSPALGEPYFLRILLNKVKGPRSFEEIRTVDGQLFPTFRDACYAMGLLDDDMEYIEAIKEASFTGDGRYIRALFVTLLLSNTLSRPEFVFEQTWKYLGDDILYKTRKETKNKDLVMSDDRLKNKTLVEIEKYLIRNGSSLTRWPTIPYPDYDSFAVGNNRLVDEELSFSVPEVQSELDSLKSSLTDEQLYVYNQIMTAVEGEKGGVFFVYGYGGTGKTFLWKTLALTVRSREQIVLNVASSGIASLLMSRGRTAHSRFHIPINLDESSMCHIRPDGDVAYLLKQTRLIIWDEAPMVHRHAFEALDRTLKDIFVDKSNCQSDVLFGGKVIVFGGDFRQILPVIPNGSRQEIVNASLSSSYIWPHCKLLTLTKNMRLTVGVLPSTVESTKRFAQWLLDIGEGKVGGDNDGVATVEIPSDLLITDSLDPIESLIQFVYPSVLERYKDRDYFSERAILTPKNEVVHEINDRLLELFPGEPTEYLSSDSICATEKGIDSFQQELYSPDVLNGLKISGLPNHRLVLKLGVPIMLLRNIDQQNGLCNGTRLQVTFLGKRVIEAEIISGANVGTRTFIPRISMIPSDKKIPFAFQRRQFPVAVCFAMTINKSQGQSLSKVGLFLKEPVFTHGQLYVALSRVKSREGVKILILDKDGKPTNTTTNVVYKEVFTHL